The sequence below is a genomic window from Mytilus edulis chromosome 2, xbMytEdul2.2, whole genome shotgun sequence.
TCCCAAAGTCCTAGTCGTGATGAATCTGATTCCGACCATGACGAACTTACTATACCAAGGACTATGAAAAAAAATCCTACTGGTATTATAAAAATTGTTAGACGAACATTCAATGAAAACTCAAAAAAGTTATCAGTTCCTTTAATGAGAGCGTCTGACCAGGACATCGAATTTTCAACAGTTGCCATGTCATGAACGAATAACAATCAGTACACAAGGAACTAAATTTCTTTATCGCCTacatttcatttacaaaattcAACCCCTATTACCTGTAATAAAACGACTAGATATATCAATTCTTTTTAAATTGAATGTTGACTAATTTATAAACTTATATATGCATACGGAATGTTCATGCGAATCATTGATGAAAAACTCAGAGCAAATATGACGACAGTCAATCACTAAATTTACGTTAACATACTTTTAAAACAATCATGTAATGAAGATAATCTTTCAAAATAGTTCTGATCTAGCCTAAtaagacaaataaaacaaaaataaacaaatcataaagaaatcaagttcaaaagtaaataaacaaaaaaaaataaaaacaacacgtttaataatttcttgcatcCAAAGCGCTTTTccggatttaccttcaccaggaacgctcaaagccaaacatttgaaatccgaagatgtacaagtaccgaaacCATTAatgagctatatgtcaaaaataccttaaATAGATATCCAAATTCATCttaagccaactttgcctgagggagttaaaaccttagtttctaaataatttataaatttataaacggacaattttagtaaagtttgttaaatcatgtcagtaccgaaatactaactactgggctgatgataccctcggggactgatgtTCTACCAGCAGAGGTATCAACCCAGTGAAGTAAAAGATTGAAAACAACACGCTttgataatttcttgcgtccgaaaagcttttctgtaactataaatgtgCTATGTCCACAAATTAAAGCTTTAACATTACTTTTTAGGGGGATAGTGTCATCAAGACACAAATCTCATTTAAAAATCGcttgtaaaaaataattaaatatcccAACATATTCGGTGAAGATGATCCAAATTTCACTATTAGGTTCACGAAGAGTTAAAATTGGCCCCcaagttttaatttgttttttaaatcggGCCAATtaattacaaatttcaaatagaaatacttgtgataattCTGTTAAGACTAAAACAATACTTTTTTGGCACTTTCCTTTAAAACTTTTGAAGCTACGACCCCCTAAATATACATCATTACGTTTGTCCAAAATCTTAATTGTTTGTTGCATAATTTATCTTGGCCGCCATCCACTAACCATCGGCATACACTGATCAAAAGAAGAACAGAATATAATAAACCTCCCATCCCCCAAAAAGTATTTCTGTTACACGAAGTGCAGATTGTAAATTAAGTTAGAATGAGTAATAGGTTTTCAACTCATCAAAtaaactgaatatttttttaatatttgatctaTACTAAAAATAAGAGCGATAATTGTCTTATTTGTTTTCACTTTTCAGTTATAGCTCGACGAACCAAAAATGTATACGGAAATAAAACTAggggctctcaagagcctgtgtcgctcgccTGTATTTACCAATGCGttgaaaatcatgtaaaatagGGTTAAAGTCATGATTAATAGTAATAGATATTAGATATTTTCAGATATAATGAtatctaaaatagaaaaaaaaaactgcaaaatttccgtaaaattGCTTActgaggggcagcaacccaacaaggggttTTCGTATTCGTCTGAAATTTCAGGAAAAATTTATCATAAAGGGCAAAAAATCCTGACAATTTTGTTcatcttgacttatttgtagatgtaACTTTGCtgtattgctgttaacagtttatctctatctataaatatattcaagacaataaccaaaacggcaaaatttcctgaaaataaccaattcaggggcagcaatctaacaacgggttgtctgattcttCTAAAAATTGAAGGGCGGATACCTCATtttttcatgtcagatttgcccttaatgcttaagtttcagagatataagccaaaaactgagtttttctatttttagctatgtcggccatgttggtttGCCGGcgaggtcatcggacacattctGTAAACTAGATACCCTGGCGATGACTGTGGACAAGTTTTACTTCGGCAAAGTATTTCCAgagaattttattttgtaaaagttaaccaacgacgacgacaacgggcgacggacgctaagtgatgagaaaagctcacttgacctttcaagtcaggtgagctaaaaatctatGACATAGCGCATTTACTGTTCCTTATTGCAACTGTTTCATTAAATAAATTAGAAATTATCATGAAACTAGGCACTGTTGAACTTGGATCGATTTGGCTATTTGTTGTATATACCGGTAACGTGTAACCAGGCATTTATTTCAAACGAACGTTCCAGTTGATACTTGGATTCTAGTTGTCCACAAACAATACGGCAATactaaaatattttctatgctatgcacaatgaaatataatatatacacctCTAGATCTTTGTCGATATATAATTACAGTGAGCAATGGAACAGACGGTCACTTCCAAACAATGTTTGCTGGCACAGCTTGTCCTCCGAATGGAACTGCCTGTCGAACAGACAATGCAGATTGTAGCAGTCTGTCCTCCGAGTTGGACTGTCTGCCCTGCCAACTTTCTATGTTAGACCTTCCCGATAGGTTGTTTCAGTCTTTACAGTTCTTGTTTACAACAACGGCTTTGTTTGAACTCTACACGAAACTTACACCACTTTCCTTTTCTTACACCTTGAACAGAGCGCAATACTATCCTTCTTATTGACTTTATTTTCCCTTTTTCTCTAGTTTGTCAACTGGTAATACTTTATGATAGAAAAAAACACCctacaaaacaatacaaaacaatgcTTTAACTTGCataagaagaatttttttttatctctttcatCTTTAGGGTCAAATGAAGTGGGACAAAATCCACATTtccattggttttttttacttgttGTATTTTTTGGCCATCTTGGTTctgcaaatacaaaacaaaaatactaaaccttTAAACATAAACAAACTAACACTTAATCAAGTACATAATCATCCATCTAGACTGGTCTTTTTCTTTCACGACGACCTCTTCGGTATTTTTGTTAGTAAAGATAATTACTTATagtaaacaaaactttgaatttttgaaatacttaggattttttacctcaggaatatattaccttagctgtatttggcaaaagatttagaaattttgtgTCCTCGATGGTCTTCAACTTCTTCCTTTAtatggccttttaaacattttttaatgcgggtggcactgatgagtcttttgtaaacgaaatgcacggctggcgttaatataaaatttcaatcctggtttctatgataaGTGTATTTCTATCGGtccattgtattttttttagagCATATTCAGGTCAATAACATTCTAATATAGCATGCATTGGATAAGATCTGTCAAGAGTTCCTATATTCTCTCTCTTCCTGCAAAActacattttgtgtgtgtgtgtgtgttttaccACTTACATTCATCAGTCTTGACATACTTGACTGAAAGAAAAATTGACCgacctagttaaaaaaaatcattagaatgaaattccaaacagtgtggctgtggccattgattgacatattaaattcatccattgactgggactatttacgtgaacgtttgtctgtaacgatcactgttcacgacgtacctacgatagacatttaagctgaggggtcaccaaaggtttcttaacgcctttaattataaaacaatttgaaaaattaatcaggaataacctttatgttttgatttgtataattgatataaatcaaaacatcgtgttatttctgattaatttttcgaattactttattaaggtgttgagaacctttggtgaccccactgtttaagtgtctttaaaaagtacatagtgagcagtggtcgttacatacaaacgttcacctaaattgtcccagtcaatgcatgaatttaatgtgtcaatcaatggccacagccacactgttttgaatttcattctaatgattttttttaactaggtcGGTCAATTTTTCTTTCAGTCAAGTATGTCAAGACTGATGAATGTAAGTggtaaaacacacacacacacacaaaatgtagTTTTGCAGGAAGAGAGAGAATATAGGAACTCTTGACAGATCTTATCCAATGCATGCTATATTAGATTATAATTAATAGTCTCAAAATTGTTTACGCCTGGCTAATTTTTCGTTAACATTAGACTCTTTAGTGACACATAAAAGGCATCATTCTGAAAGACGTTGTCAAAAATAAGCATAGGTTATCTCGATTCCTTGGTAGAAATTCCGgtcattattgtatatatataaatatatttttaaaagcttaGAGGTTTGAGTCCTAAATAAGTTAAAACCGAACATCACGttacaaatttaaaaacttatcTGTCTCAGGGTATTGTTCCGATGGGGCTTATTTTGAAAGCTTCATCCTTTACCGCCGGTGAACAATCTATCAGATTTATGGTTAGATGGAATAATATTATCCACAGTGTTCCGTGAAATTAATGGATCGATAACATGATGAAGCGTCTCATAAACACTTAAAGGAGTAGGGttaataaggcccttatttggccccaaaattactgcaaatttaaaagataCCATATGTATTCTTGAATAACTTAAAACCCGTACTACAGTACAAGGTACTCagagaaacaaaacaaatttgacattgaacaagtttccatggcaacaaatcatgatttattttgcatattttgtaaatttttgtgattttccttgttttttttatcaaattttatgtatattttagattgaacaaatatgtgcgcacccaagaaacaactttatatttattgGATCATGTCAGTAGTAATAATAAAGATTCTGTTAAATTAAATCATTTGGTTGTTTCTTGCTTGCGCACGAGGTTTCCggtatttttcatcgtttttttgcaaatagtacatattatgacgtaattgtgacgtcatcaggtaAAAATCTTTATATTTCTGGAACCTATGCATTTCTtaacattatgtgccaatttgaataAGATATCAaccatttatttttttggggCAAAATCCAGGCCTTAAGCTCTTACTCCAGAATATTGACTCTTCAACAGTAGCCATGTCCTGAACGAATATCAATGTTCCTTTATCGCCTTCATTCCATCTACAAAATTTGATTCAACCCTTATTACCTGTAATAAAACGACTAGACATATCAATTCTTTTTAGATTCAACGAAGActaattcataaacttttataTGCATAATGAATGATCATACGAAACATTGATGAGCAAATATGACGACATAATCATACCCATGGAACGAGATAGAAACGATTAGCCAATCACGAAATTTACGTTAGCATActtttaagggcatatccaacagtttcaggggaggtaataacaaacGTGTCGTCTATTGTTCCCCGTAATTTCACGGTGTTTCAACGACGTCATAATGGCCGTCTGGAAAGGGCGGTTTCTTTCCTCAAAGGAAAGGGCACGGCGGGAATCGGCAAAAAACtcattaaggaatgactgtaatattttttctgtctatgaagaaataacataaaaaatttggtgcacactgaataacgagcgtagcgggttatttacagtgtgcaccacattttttatgttatttcgaatagacagaaaaaatattacagtcatttcttataatttaattataaattccattttaaaccgtagaaaaccatgaaaaaacgttgatgacgtaacggtcacatgactaaattatgtctttgggCTCATAACtgaataacgtcagccaatcagaagacgcgttacatccaaaattaaattattacagaATATTAACAGAACTAGAACTTAAAACTTAAAAGAAATCTTTGTCCTTTTTGTCTATTATAAAGAAACTACAATTATCTTAATCATTACTAGAACATccgttttatgaaaattattttcaatacaGTAGAAAGGAAATGCGTAATGATTTATTATTGCATTAGAATGCAACACAAATTGTAATTAGTTCTTTACCAAACTTTTCCGAGAGATTGTcattcaggataaaaaaaaacctcaaagtttggttttacttgagaaagatgaaaaaaaatggtttcttgagaaaaataaaatacggcGTAAAACTAACATTTATCATGCATCTAGCTTTGCGTTAAAGTGCTAATATATTTACAGTAGCTCTTTAAATAAATACGGCCTTTAACCGGAaaacattgtaaaacaaaagatgacacagtaataaaaaaacattgaactaggaaaacattgtaatatatacactgacatacaagtggaaaatatctgaCGATGTTGGTGTTTACTTATGTATGAgggaataaatataatttaacaaacaaaaaaccagtGTAGGTCTTGACTAATTAGACACGCCCTCTTAAGTCAGCGGGTCCATAACAGGATTGGAAAAAAAAACAGCCATCGAAATACCATAATTCGAAATTGGGGGGTGGGGGGCTAATAGCTTAAGTCAAGATTTTGATCATTATTCAACTTTATCTAGTACGGCATACATTTTACCGCTAGTACACTCTTTATATCttgataatgtacatttatcaatcATTTACTTCAGATCCATTCTCGCCTCGTCGTAAATATGCGttagatatttgccactggagcacGGGAGCAATCAATTCATCAGTTTCATATAGTGATGCATAATCATTAGAGCTCAACTGATATGTGTCTCAAACAGTACTCcagttttggtattttatttttattttatatcttatttctaaacgaaaattttagaatttctttccgcatctttctctttgaattcatttgtttgaataatcaatGTCTACATCAGTGGTTACATTGTATGCAGCCAAACTATGTACAGTAgagggcagtagaacagaaaacaatttccactgtgtatatatgcaataactcatatattgaagcgttATACCACGGCAGTCAGGCTCGTTTCTGTGGAAAAATTACCGTGTCAATTTCATTtacttatatattgtaaatatgtcataaaatCAAAAACACACGAAAAAAATGGCCACaataacattcaacatttttcgGCCGTTTCGTTTATTCTCCAAGTTAATGTCTTACTGAACTGTTTTGTTaatcaaagtatttttttcatctaCAACTGCAAAAGGCGCAACAGATGcgacttatttgaagattcatgtgacctttgtggttgtttatagattttattcgaagttcgtatatcgcttcaaccatttatttagatggtattttaacgtatagatagcgcgaaaCTCTCCTTACTCTATGCGTCTGATATTACGACATTTTTATTTCGACTAAACGAGGCTGCAAATTTATACATCTGAGATATATACTGTTGGACGGGAGCAGTCCAGAGATGATCAGAGATGTggatatttctatacccaatcaatcctttttttatgaaaaagattttaaaggtatacattaatacgaaagcaacccaacgacacatataattcaaaacactaagagtcaacatacagattttttttatagctaGAAGCCTAGCtgtgaagaaagaaaaaaacaaaactgcaACATGAATATATAATATAGAGTTGGAGAGATTTTATACAAGTGTTTGGTTGCAAAATTTCACATGCTCTTTATTGATTTCGATATGTGAAATTATATAGACAGTGTAATATAAATCAGTGTAagaaaaacactaaattcttctttgtaaagtaacggtaaaataaataatgattatggatgacggacgtcaagtggcatataaaatgaataatcagaacaaaaacatcaaatgtaaatataatatgaaaattaaccctgctttgtactatagACCGACACACAGAAACGGATTTCTAACGTGTAATTCgtttgttttaaaagagggatgaaatacCTTATACCAGAGACGGGGACTATTTTAATAGTTTGTAATTCCATGGtttgctaacccgaataattcaatCCCTCCCCGTAATcttagatcagcggaatataacgactgaattattcggattAATTGTTTGCATGTTTCACAATTTTGACGAACACAATAGTAAAGCTAACTGAATTATTATCTCGTACAGATACTGGTCcattatatataagaagatgcgatatgagtgctatcgagacaactatccaacaaagtcacAGTCTGCAACACCGTCGCActgcctttgaaaaattagcggggaAATATAACGTTACGTCCCGAAACGTCTTAATTTTTGGCGCAATTTGTGAGGCTTACGGAAGGGATagagtaaacaatattatattactggatttttctcaaaaacgagtatggtcacaaatatttttcaaaatgttatgacgttctatttttttcaaagaataacatatcttactttggtcaaatcgacaccgttagaaatattaaaaaaaatctaaaatgtgcatttcaaatgtacatttcttgccgtttttggttataaCCATGACGTTTTTGGCTTTATTTGAGTAAGAATTAATTCTTTAAAtggtaaagttagatttttctaacCATCTTGAACTATGTTGCTTCAATTTGAGCCccattatataagtatatgttgattaaaaaatcatatttaatttgtttaaataaaaaacgtttgtttcttcaaaattgcaaaaatgtccaattttcagcagtattttttgcaaaaacgaaatcgacaacaaatattttttttggcaaaattttattctctgtcaattgaagaatgaaatatctttacgggaaaaaattctcaccgtcaaaaataaactgttggatatgcccttaaaacATCGTGTAATGAagataatctttcaaaataattcTGATCTAGCTTTATAAGATAAAGAAAACAAGAATATATCTTTCTTAAAGAAATCAAGTTcaaaaggaaataaacaaaaaattaaagataaattaCAGCtcgaatattatattttttgggAATAGGGTCATCAAGGCACAAATTACATCTCATTTAAAAAATGCCTTGGAAAAAAGTCTTAAAATTCAAAAGAAGGTTATGGACAACGTACTCGAAGGGGATGGTCTTAACTTTTTCAATTCTAATATCAAATTTGATGGTTACATGTATCAGTTTATGTACAGAAAAAAACCCCACAATTATTCATCggagtaaaattgttttttttgtgaGACATTCTGATTCACGgttattaagatttttttcagaTGCAAAAGTAATCAAAAGAGAATAATAAAAGGTGAAAcaaatttataacaatatttttaattAGAGCTGATCATATGAAAAGTTCGAAAAACTTTACACGAATTGCAGATTTTAAATTAAGTTATATTAAATATTAGGTTTTTAACTCATCAAATAACCTATATaattacaagttttttttaatatttgatctaCACTGAAAATAAGAGCGATAATTGtcttatttgtttttagttttcagTTATAGCTCGACGAACAAAAACGTTATACAGAAATAAAACTAGGGGCTCTCAAAAGCCTGTGTCGGTCAACTGTATTTACTAATGCGttgaaaatcatgtaaaataaggttttaATCATAATTAATAGTAACAGATATTAGATATTATTAGAAACTATAATGATATCTAAGATgataagaaaaaatacaaaattgctGTAAAATTACTAGCTGAggaacagcaacccaacaaagggttttCGGATGcgtctgaaaatatcagggcagataaatcttaaTCTGATGAACATTGTTGTTTCCTGTCAGATTTACTATAAATGCCTTAGTTTCAGATATCCACCAAAAATGCATTTTAATCCTAagttccatttttagccatgtaaGCCATGTTGGTTGGAAGGCggagtcatcggacacatttattaaactacatacccttatgatgattattgccaagtttggttaaatttgtctcagtagtttcagagaagaaaatGTTTTGTTGAAGATTGCATAGATcaaagaaaaaatgtaaaaaattgactataaagtgcagtaactcctgaaggggtcgactgacaattttggtcatattgacttatttatagatcttactttgctgaacattattgctgtttacagtttatctctatactATTTACCAGAATTGTTTGAACCGACGTGGTTAATTTTTACATGATTCGATTGGTCCCTTCCTCAAACAtgatatttctatatattttcatTGCACATAAAATAAAGCTGGTATGGTATTATCAATCCAACTTTGTGTTTATAACAAGGTATGATTGTGTCAAGGGGGGAAGTCAATGAtaagggccattacagaaaacaagttaaacatgttgtattttatataatatataatgctTTCATTATCCCCCTTTCATATTTTCTTGGTAAAACATTCAGTGACGAATTTGCCCAACGGCTCAATTTAAGCTACATCATTGCATATCGTATAGTCAAATATCTGTGGGAATGTGGCATTTCTTTTTAAGTATCCAGTGTGTTAAATAGAATTTAATGCTTCTTTATATCCTGTGTTGAGTTTTTCACAAACAGATCAACGAAGAGTTTGCAACATCTCCTGCTGTGAATACGAGCTTGAGAAGAACTGatcttttgctttcaaataactaGTGTACACACTTTCATAACTTCCCACATGTTTTAGATATAAAGCTAGTTCTTTAGGCGATGAAAAATCTAATGTGGAGATATAGGTACCTTTTGATAAAATGTTTCTTACATTCGGAGCTCCTCGGTACACTGGAATTAGGTCAAAACCGTCCTGATAGAACCTGTATGCCTTTTCAGTGACATAGTCATCACATAGAGAGTTTTCAAATGCCAAGTAAAATTTATATACTTTACTTAAATCGTTGAAACAGGAGTCATCATTCCAAGGAGAAGAACACTTTTTACCGCATCCTCCAAACACGTCAACATCTATAGTTTTATCCATCTTTTTAATATATGTGTACCTCTTTGATACAGCATTACAATTACTTACTACCCAAGCAACATTTTTCATCTTTTGAAGGAAAATTTGTGTGtagtttttctgtatttttgttcTTGCCAGTAGTCCGTACGGAAAATATATATCAGCATCTGATCTATAGCTGAGTACCCAATCAAATTTATTGtcccattcttttttttataaagtttttgtttgtaTATGCTTTAGATTCAACAGAAATGAATACCCATTTCTGACTGAATGGCTTTTTTGGAACCTTACCATTAATGCTATTATGATAAAATAATACAGCATCGCTTTTACTAAGTGAAGTTTCATTCGATGCTACACCAATCTTGCAATTCCAGAACTTACACTTCCTAAATTTGTATTTGAGCAGAACTGTTGGTATCACGTGAGGTCGTTTATTTTCTTGTATACATTTTTATCTGTAATTCCTACTGCCTTTATTTTTATCCACTGTAACGGAAAGATATTATCGAAATAACAATTGACGAATAGAATGCCAGTGCCAATTGACATCAATGTAAAAAGTCCATAATACATAATTGTGGTCTGAGAAAAGCGTATCTTGTTAGTCCTGAAATATAATATATGTGCTATGTATCAAATATTAGTTATAcaagaatttcaaaaaaatacaGTAGATCGACTTTCTCGACCAAAGACCTTTAATGCCAATGTAACATTAACGTCAAGtataaaatgttcaaaatatttatgagggtctggatgttATTTTTTGAAGTATAAGGAATAAGAAATCAATATTACGGAAATTGGGCTCAAAAgtaaaaacagagaaaaaaataattttaagttaaaacataaagaaaaaaatagagcAGTTGGCAAAAAGTAAATAGTTTAGAGAGCAAATGtacaaaaaaagtaataaaaaaaaatatgaaatattgtctaaataccaaaaatacagaaatgaagacGAAACATCGAGACCCTTACAAACTGGActgttttgataaaaatgaaaagaacttCTGGCCTTTTTTTTGAAGCAGAATTTAAATCAtgaacattttcaaaaacatagaTACAGAAAAATAactagatattaaaaaaaaaatacacaaatgaagGATGCATCCCTACAAAA
It includes:
- the LOC139510985 gene encoding glycoprotein 3-alpha-L-fucosyltransferase A-like; this translates as MDKTIDVDVFGGCGKKCSSPWNDDSCFNDLSKVYKFYLAFENSLCDDYVTEKAYRFYQDGFDLIPVYRGAPNVRNILSKGTYISTLDFSSPKELALYLKHVGSYESVYTSYLKAKDQFFSSSYSQQEMLQTLR